A window of the Agrococcus jejuensis genome harbors these coding sequences:
- a CDS encoding SRPBCC domain-containing protein, translating into MDAADADRPTDHDDATTDREDAAPRDHEHLELHVSRSRAFDAYLRDLGSWWLHGRAHRSDLHVEQHAGGAIVEHAAGSDERVWGEVHEIEPGRSVRHSYRHAGEHPAIVTAEFHDGDHGGATIDLHHEPWEGDDDDRAALQAAWTEALRRLEAIASAV; encoded by the coding sequence ATGGATGCCGCAGACGCCGACCGCCCGACCGATCACGACGACGCGACGACCGACCGCGAGGATGCCGCCCCGCGCGACCACGAGCACCTCGAGCTGCACGTCTCGCGCTCTCGCGCGTTCGACGCCTACCTCCGCGATCTCGGGTCGTGGTGGCTGCACGGCCGCGCGCACCGATCCGATCTGCACGTGGAGCAGCATGCGGGCGGCGCGATCGTCGAGCATGCGGCGGGATCCGACGAGCGCGTGTGGGGCGAGGTGCACGAGATCGAGCCCGGCCGTAGCGTGCGCCACTCCTATCGCCACGCGGGCGAGCATCCTGCGATCGTGACGGCCGAGTTCCACGACGGCGACCACGGCGGCGCGACCATCGACCTGCACCACGAGCCGTGGGAGGGCGACGACGACGACCGTGCAGCGCTGCAGGCGGCGTGGACCGAGGCGCTGCGCCGCCTCGAGGCGATCGCCAGCGCCGTCTGA
- a CDS encoding pyridoxal phosphate-dependent aminotransferase, with product MSRISQRIAAINESATLKVDAKAKALKAQGRDVISYAAGEPDFPTPAHIVEAASRAVLDPASHRYTPAVGLPDLREAIAAKTLRDSGTTVDASQVVVTNGGKQAVYQAFQVILDPGDEVLVPTPYWTTYPEAIALTGARQVDVFAGADQGYKVTVEQLEAARTPQTKALLFVSPSNPTGAVYSPDEVRAIGEWAEANGLWVVSDEIYQNLTYDGVRAVSITEAVPALADRTILVNGVAKTYAMTGWRLGWMVGPKDAIAAAANLQSHLTSNVNNVAQKAAIEALTGPQDAVEEMRLAFDRRRRLAVSELSKIDGITVPTPEGAFYVYADVQGLLGREWAGSTPTSSLELADIMLEHAEVAAVPGEAFGPSGYLRFSYALGDAPLLEGIQRLQRLFAS from the coding sequence GTGAGCCGCATCTCCCAGCGCATCGCCGCCATCAACGAGTCCGCGACCCTGAAGGTCGACGCCAAGGCCAAGGCCCTCAAGGCCCAGGGGCGAGACGTGATCTCGTATGCGGCGGGCGAGCCCGACTTCCCCACGCCCGCGCACATCGTCGAGGCGGCATCCCGTGCCGTGCTCGACCCCGCGAGCCACCGCTACACGCCCGCCGTCGGCCTGCCCGACCTGCGCGAGGCGATCGCCGCCAAGACGCTGCGCGACTCGGGCACGACCGTCGACGCGAGCCAGGTCGTCGTGACGAACGGCGGCAAGCAGGCCGTGTACCAGGCGTTCCAGGTCATCCTCGACCCGGGCGACGAGGTGCTCGTGCCCACGCCGTACTGGACGACCTACCCCGAGGCGATCGCCCTCACGGGCGCGCGCCAGGTCGACGTGTTCGCCGGCGCCGACCAGGGCTACAAGGTCACGGTCGAGCAGCTCGAGGCCGCCCGCACGCCCCAGACGAAGGCGCTGCTGTTCGTGAGCCCGTCGAACCCGACCGGCGCCGTGTACTCGCCCGACGAGGTGCGCGCGATCGGCGAGTGGGCCGAGGCGAACGGCCTGTGGGTCGTGAGCGACGAGATCTACCAGAACCTCACCTACGACGGCGTGCGCGCCGTGTCGATCACCGAGGCCGTGCCGGCGCTCGCCGACCGCACGATCCTCGTGAACGGCGTCGCGAAGACGTACGCGATGACCGGATGGCGCCTCGGCTGGATGGTCGGCCCGAAGGACGCGATCGCCGCCGCCGCCAACCTGCAGTCGCACCTCACGTCGAACGTGAACAACGTCGCGCAGAAGGCCGCCATCGAGGCACTCACGGGGCCGCAGGATGCGGTCGAGGAGATGCGCCTGGCGTTCGACCGCCGCCGCCGCCTCGCGGTGTCGGAGCTGTCGAAGATCGACGGCATCACCGTACCGACGCCCGAGGGCGCGTTCTACGTGTACGCCGACGTGCAGGGCCTGCTCGGCCGCGAGTGGGCGGGGTCGACGCCCACGTCGTCGCTCGAGCTCGCCGACATCATGCTCGAGCACGCCGAGGTCGCCGCCGTGCCCGGCGAGGCCTTCGGCCCCTCCGGCTACCTGCGCTTCTCGTACGCGCTCGGCGACGCCCCGCTGCTCGAGGGCATCCAGCGCCTGCAGCGACTCTTCGCGTCCTAG
- a CDS encoding immunoglobulin-like domain-containing protein: MHRRPIARVLTRALALATAAAAGAAAIGVAAPAAEAAEPSLIGADTTWSYLQDDTDPAPLPADPASWTTTSYDDDAWLEGLGGFGAKRGGNGLDVDGQPYVTELERLAPGSTDNVRTYFFRTTVTVDAKTLAVADQLVGDIVFDDAAVVYVNGQEAARLNAAGVTQNLQYWGTNGGRPVESTVTIDGGLLQEGENVVAVALYQDRETSSDIYLRFDSLVPTTVEPEISHVGLMVGADETERMVVWQSTTDEPQVAQVAPASTLVDGAMPADAQVATPEAGPSARGTVWHDATLTGLTPGEWAYRVGSDANGWTDVRTFTVQDVAGDWSFLAMGDAQIGSSGDRDADGIGWQQTLTTATAADPDAAFISSLGDQVESAGSTAEYDAYFQPEELRTNAFAVVNGNHDVGSSLYSEHFAHPNPTSLGQPITQTVGDFWYEMGGVLFLQLDANSTAYGEHEQFLRETIAAEGADADWVVVQFHHAIYSVANHSTSSATAERREALAPVFSELGVDLVLQGHDHSYARSYLMEGTEPLRPDVAAAAEPQPGAAIGDELRAEEGQVLYITLNSSSGSKYYTPKTAVAPYVAVFDQGRTPTYSVVDVAAGAITVTSYRTLDGVVVDEVTLTQDAVAPEIALPVDDAPIALGSAFDPMAGVTATDDEDGDLTAAIVVEGVVDTATAGTYALTYRVADAAGNEAVATRTIVVAEAVAPTDPPVEPASTDEPTPTGGPGPQAGDDVADVDGDLGGLPRTGVEPALAALLAALALLAAGIGVRAHARRRA, translated from the coding sequence ATGCATCGACGACCCATCGCGCGCGTGCTCACGCGCGCCCTGGCGCTCGCCACCGCGGCCGCTGCCGGCGCCGCAGCCATCGGCGTCGCCGCCCCTGCCGCGGAGGCCGCCGAGCCCTCGCTCATCGGCGCCGACACCACCTGGTCCTACCTCCAGGACGACACCGATCCCGCCCCGCTGCCCGCCGACCCTGCGTCGTGGACCACGACGTCGTACGACGACGACGCGTGGCTCGAGGGACTCGGCGGCTTCGGCGCCAAGCGCGGCGGCAACGGCCTCGACGTCGACGGCCAGCCCTACGTCACCGAGCTCGAGCGCCTCGCTCCCGGCTCGACCGACAACGTGCGCACGTACTTCTTCCGCACCACCGTGACGGTCGACGCCAAGACGCTCGCCGTCGCCGACCAGCTCGTCGGCGACATCGTCTTCGACGACGCCGCCGTGGTCTACGTCAACGGGCAGGAGGCTGCCCGCCTCAACGCCGCAGGCGTCACGCAGAACCTGCAGTACTGGGGCACGAACGGCGGTCGCCCGGTCGAGTCGACCGTGACGATCGACGGCGGCCTGCTGCAGGAGGGCGAGAACGTCGTCGCCGTCGCGCTCTACCAGGACCGCGAGACGTCGTCGGACATCTACCTCCGCTTCGACTCGCTCGTGCCCACGACCGTCGAGCCCGAGATCAGCCACGTCGGCCTCATGGTCGGCGCCGACGAGACCGAGCGCATGGTCGTCTGGCAGTCGACCACCGACGAGCCGCAGGTGGCGCAGGTCGCTCCCGCATCCACGCTCGTCGACGGCGCGATGCCGGCTGATGCGCAGGTCGCGACGCCCGAGGCCGGGCCCTCGGCGCGCGGCACGGTCTGGCACGATGCCACGCTCACGGGGCTGACGCCCGGCGAGTGGGCGTACCGCGTCGGCAGCGACGCGAACGGCTGGACCGACGTGCGCACCTTCACGGTGCAGGACGTCGCGGGCGACTGGTCGTTCCTCGCGATGGGCGACGCGCAGATCGGCTCGTCGGGCGACCGCGACGCCGACGGCATCGGCTGGCAGCAGACCCTCACGACCGCGACGGCTGCCGACCCCGACGCCGCCTTCATCTCGTCGCTCGGCGACCAGGTCGAGTCCGCGGGCTCGACGGCGGAGTACGACGCGTACTTCCAGCCCGAGGAGCTGCGCACCAACGCGTTCGCCGTCGTGAACGGCAACCACGACGTGGGCTCCTCGCTCTACAGCGAGCACTTCGCGCACCCGAACCCCACGTCGCTCGGGCAGCCGATCACGCAGACGGTCGGCGACTTCTGGTACGAGATGGGCGGCGTGCTGTTCCTGCAGCTCGACGCGAACTCGACGGCGTACGGCGAGCACGAGCAGTTCCTGCGCGAGACGATCGCCGCCGAGGGCGCCGACGCCGACTGGGTCGTCGTGCAGTTCCACCACGCGATCTACTCGGTCGCGAACCACTCGACGTCGTCGGCGACCGCCGAGCGACGCGAGGCGCTCGCGCCCGTCTTCAGCGAGCTGGGCGTCGACCTCGTGCTGCAGGGCCACGACCACTCGTACGCGCGCTCGTACCTCATGGAGGGCACGGAGCCCTTGCGCCCCGACGTCGCAGCGGCGGCGGAGCCGCAGCCAGGCGCCGCGATCGGCGACGAGCTGCGTGCCGAGGAGGGCCAGGTGCTGTACATCACGCTCAACTCGTCGAGCGGATCGAAGTACTACACGCCCAAGACCGCCGTCGCTCCGTACGTCGCGGTCTTCGATCAGGGCCGCACGCCCACCTACTCGGTGGTCGACGTCGCCGCGGGGGCCATCACGGTGACGTCGTACCGCACGCTCGACGGCGTCGTCGTCGACGAGGTCACGCTGACGCAGGATGCGGTCGCACCCGAGATCGCGCTGCCGGTCGACGACGCGCCGATCGCGCTCGGCAGCGCGTTCGACCCCATGGCGGGCGTCACGGCGACCGACGACGAGGATGGCGACCTCACGGCCGCCATCGTCGTCGAGGGCGTCGTGGACACCGCGACGGCCGGCACGTACGCGCTGACCTACCGCGTCGCGGACGCGGCGGGCAACGAGGCGGTCGCGACCCGCACGATCGTCGTCGCCGAGGCCGTGGCGCCGACGGATCCGCCCGTCGAGCCCGCGTCGACCGACGAGCCCACGCCCACGGGCGGCCCGGGTCCGCAGGCGGGCGACGACGTCGCCGACGTCGACGGCGACCTGGGCGGCCTGCCGCGCACGGGCGTCGAGCCGGCGCTCGCGGCGCTGCTCGCCGCGCTGGCGCTGCTCGCGGCCGGCATCGGCGTGCGCGCGCACGCACGTCGCCGCGCCTGA
- the secE gene encoding preprotein translocase subunit SecE, giving the protein MAQNAIDEQRPSTKRPRRANPFAAIGRFFGGIVLFLKQVMDELRKVVTPTWRELLGYTLVVLVFVVIMMALVTGLDQVFGRLVRWVFAGVSPLEELG; this is encoded by the coding sequence GTGGCACAGAACGCGATCGACGAGCAGCGCCCGTCGACGAAGCGCCCGCGCCGAGCCAACCCCTTCGCAGCGATCGGCCGCTTCTTCGGCGGCATCGTCCTGTTCCTCAAGCAGGTGATGGACGAGCTGCGCAAGGTGGTGACGCCGACGTGGCGCGAGCTCCTGGGCTACACGCTCGTGGTGCTGGTGTTCGTCGTCATCATGATGGCGCTCGTCACGGGGCTCGACCAGGTCTTCGGCCGCCTCGTGCGGTGGGTCTTCGCCGGCGTCTCGCCGCTCGAGGAACTGGGCTGA